One region of Fervidobacterium sp. genomic DNA includes:
- the atpG gene encoding ATP synthase F1 subunit gamma: MSRGKLLQIKRRINATQSLKKITKAMEMVSTAQIKKVEKRLQMAREFLNETRNIVEKVHFDVKHPFITGEGKSAIVVIGTDMGLCGSFPSELSKKASSLIKKESFDYIYLIGAKIVPVFRKNEKVARIYEHSYDTPTFEFTQTVVNDLVSNNISSVKVVYGRFKNKLAQVPDVFQLVPFVRSESNLQGDRYEFEPLEDEFQIRLIEFYAASVLFSLAFETKISELYARQNAMRNATENAEEVVRLLTIEYNKARQASITQELIEIVTGADALKEE, from the coding sequence ATGAGTCGTGGCAAGTTACTGCAGATCAAAAGAAGGATAAATGCAACACAGTCCTTAAAAAAAATCACAAAAGCTATGGAAATGGTTTCAACTGCTCAAATCAAAAAAGTCGAAAAAAGGCTTCAGATGGCACGCGAATTTTTAAACGAAACCAGGAATATTGTTGAAAAAGTTCATTTTGACGTAAAGCATCCGTTTATCACTGGAGAGGGTAAAAGCGCGATAGTTGTAATTGGGACTGACATGGGTTTGTGCGGTTCTTTTCCTTCCGAATTATCAAAAAAAGCTTCAAGTTTGATAAAGAAGGAAAGCTTCGATTATATTTATCTAATTGGTGCAAAAATTGTTCCAGTTTTCAGAAAGAACGAAAAGGTTGCAAGGATATATGAACATTCCTACGATACACCAACTTTCGAATTTACTCAAACGGTTGTAAATGATCTCGTTTCAAACAATATATCTTCAGTAAAGGTAGTGTACGGGAGATTCAAAAATAAACTTGCTCAGGTACCTGATGTTTTTCAACTTGTACCATTTGTAAGAAGTGAGTCAAATCTTCAAGGAGATAGATATGAGTTTGAGCCACTCGAAGACGAATTTCAAATAAGGCTTATAGAATTTTATGCAGCAAGTGTTTTGTTCTCTCTTGCGTTTGAAACAAAAATCAGCGAACTTTACGCTCGACAAAACGCCATGCGCAATGCAACAGAAAATGCTGAAGAGGTTGTTAGGCTACTTACAATTGAATACAACAAGGCAAGACAAGCTTCTATAACACAAGAGCTTATTGAAATAGTTACTGGTGCAGATGCGCTTAAAGAAGAATAA